A window of the Serratia sarumanii genome harbors these coding sequences:
- the pheS gene encoding phenylalanine--tRNA ligase subunit alpha: MPHLAELVANAKAAVEDAQDVAALDLVRVEYFGKKGHFTLQMQSLRDVPAEDRPAAGAVINQAKQEVQDALNARKNALESAALNARLAAETIDVSLPGRRMENGGLHPVTRTIDRIETFFGELGFSVATGPEIEDDYHNFDALNIPGHHPARADHDTFWFDATRLLRTQTSGVQIRTMKNQQPPIRIIAPGRVYRNDYDQTHTPMFHQMEGLIVDKDISFTNLKGTLHDFLNNFFEEDLQVRFRPSYFPFTEPSAEVDVMGKNGKWLEVLGCGMVHPNVLRNVGIDPEVYSGFAFGMGMERLTMLRYGVTDLRAFFENDLRFLKQFK; encoded by the coding sequence ATGCCACATCTCGCAGAGCTGGTTGCCAATGCCAAGGCAGCCGTAGAAGATGCCCAGGATGTTGCCGCGTTAGATTTGGTGCGCGTCGAATATTTTGGCAAGAAAGGTCATTTCACCTTGCAGATGCAGTCTCTGCGCGACGTCCCGGCGGAAGATCGTCCGGCGGCCGGCGCGGTGATCAACCAGGCCAAGCAGGAGGTGCAAGACGCCCTGAACGCGCGTAAGAACGCGCTGGAAAGCGCTGCGCTGAACGCGCGCCTGGCGGCTGAAACCATCGACGTCTCCCTGCCGGGCCGTCGCATGGAAAACGGCGGTCTGCATCCGGTGACCCGCACCATCGACCGTATCGAAACCTTCTTCGGCGAGCTGGGCTTCTCCGTTGCCACCGGCCCGGAGATTGAAGACGATTACCACAACTTCGACGCGCTGAACATTCCAGGGCATCACCCGGCGCGCGCCGACCACGATACTTTCTGGTTCGACGCCACGCGCCTGCTGCGCACCCAGACTTCCGGCGTGCAGATCCGCACCATGAAGAACCAGCAGCCGCCGATCCGCATCATTGCGCCGGGCCGCGTTTATCGTAACGACTACGATCAGACGCACACCCCGATGTTCCATCAGATGGAAGGGCTGATCGTCGATAAAGACATCAGTTTCACCAATCTGAAGGGCACGCTGCACGATTTCCTGAACAACTTCTTTGAAGAAGACCTGCAGGTTCGTTTCCGTCCGTCCTACTTCCCGTTCACCGAGCCGTCCGCTGAAGTGGACGTGATGGGCAAGAACGGCAAATGGCTGGAAGTGCTGGGCTGCGGCATGGTGCATCCGAACGTGCTGCGCAACGTGGGCATCGATCCGGAAGTTTACTCCGGCTTCGCCTTCGGTATGGGCATGGAGCGCCTGACGATGCTGCGTTACGGCGTCACCGACCTGCGCGCATTCTTCGAAAACGATCTGCGTTTCCTCAAACAGTTTAAGTAA
- the rplT gene encoding 50S ribosomal protein L20 has translation MARVKRGVIARARHKKIMKQAKGYYGARSRVYRVAFQAVIKAGQYAYRDRRQRKRQFRQLWIARINAAARQNGLSYSKFINGLKKASIEIDRKILADIAVFDKVAFGALVEKAKAALA, from the coding sequence ATGGCTCGCGTAAAACGTGGTGTAATTGCACGCGCACGTCACAAGAAAATTATGAAGCAGGCGAAAGGCTACTACGGTGCCCGTTCGCGCGTATATCGTGTTGCCTTCCAGGCAGTAATCAAAGCAGGCCAGTATGCTTACCGTGACCGTCGTCAACGTAAGCGTCAGTTCCGTCAGCTGTGGATTGCACGTATCAACGCAGCTGCTCGTCAGAACGGTCTGTCTTACAGCAAGTTCATCAACGGCTTGAAAAAAGCGTCGATCGAAATTGACCGTAAGATCCTGGCTGACATCGCAGTCTTCGACAAAGTGGCCTTCGGCGCACTGGTTGAGAAAGCGAAAGCAGCTCTGGCGTAA
- the rpmI gene encoding 50S ribosomal protein L35, with the protein MPKIKTVRGAAKRFKKTGSGGFKRKHANLRHILTKKATKRKRHLRPKGMVSKNDLVLVTACLPYA; encoded by the coding sequence ATGCCAAAGATTAAAACTGTACGTGGTGCAGCCAAGCGCTTCAAAAAAACCGGCAGCGGTGGTTTTAAGCGTAAACATGCCAACCTGCGTCATATTCTGACCAAAAAAGCAACCAAGCGTAAACGTCACCTGCGTCCGAAAGGCATGGTGTCTAAAAACGATCTGGTCCTGGTTACCGCGTGCCTGCCGTACGCATAA
- the pheM gene encoding pheST operon leader peptide PheM — translation MHAAIFRFFFYFSA, via the coding sequence ATGCACGCAGCTATTTTTCGTTTCTTTTTTTACTTTAGCGCCTGA
- a CDS encoding MarC family NAAT transporter, with protein sequence MTGILQLFQAIGLGLVLLLPLANPLTTVALLLGLSGNMTREERNQQSLMASVYVFCIMTVAFYAGQVVMNTFGISIPGLRIAGGLIVAFIGFRMLFPQQSADEAPEVESKSHELRHKTSANIAFVPLAMPSTAGPGTIAMIISSASSVKDNTLGFEPWVLTVAPVAIFLTVAVILWGCLLSSGAIMRLVGKSGIEAISRLMGFLLVCMGVQFIINGVLEIISTYTPAAA encoded by the coding sequence ATGACGGGTATTTTGCAGTTATTCCAGGCCATCGGACTGGGTTTGGTGCTGCTGTTGCCGCTGGCCAACCCGCTGACCACGGTGGCGTTGCTGCTCGGGTTGTCCGGCAATATGACGCGCGAAGAGCGTAATCAGCAGTCGCTGATGGCCTCGGTTTATGTGTTCTGCATCATGACGGTGGCGTTTTACGCCGGCCAGGTGGTGATGAACACCTTCGGCATTTCGATCCCCGGCCTGCGCATCGCCGGCGGCCTGATCGTCGCCTTCATCGGTTTCCGCATGTTGTTCCCGCAACAAAGCGCCGATGAGGCGCCGGAGGTGGAGAGCAAGTCACACGAGCTGCGCCATAAGACCTCGGCCAACATCGCCTTCGTGCCGCTCGCCATGCCGAGCACCGCCGGGCCGGGCACCATCGCGATGATCATCAGCTCAGCCTCGAGCGTCAAAGATAACACGCTGGGTTTTGAACCCTGGGTGCTGACGGTGGCGCCGGTCGCCATCTTCCTGACGGTCGCGGTGATCCTGTGGGGCTGCCTGCTCAGTTCCGGCGCCATCATGCGCTTGGTGGGGAAAAGCGGCATCGAGGCGATCTCGCGCCTGATGGGCTTCCTGCTGGTGTGCATGGGCGTGCAGTTCATCATCAACGGCGTGCTGGAGATCATCTCCACCTATACGCCGGCCGCCGCTTAA
- the infC gene encoding translation initiation factor IF-3 produces the protein MKGGKRVQPARPNRINREIRAQEVRLTGVDGEQIGIVSLNEALEKAEEAGVDLVEISPNAEPPVCRIMDYGKFLYEKSKSTKEQKKKQKVIQVKEIKFRPGTDDGDYQVKLRNLIRFLEDGDKAKITLRFRGREMAHQQIGMEVLNRVRKDLCEDMDLAVVESFPTKIEGRQMIMVLAPKKKQ, from the coding sequence ATTAAAGGCGGAAAACGAGTTCAACCGGCGCGTCCTAATCGCATTAACAGAGAAATTCGCGCGCAAGAAGTTCGCCTAACCGGCGTCGATGGCGAGCAGATTGGTATTGTCAGTCTGAATGAAGCTCTTGAAAAAGCTGAGGAAGCGGGCGTTGATTTAGTAGAAATCAGCCCAAATGCCGAACCGCCAGTTTGCCGAATCATGGATTACGGCAAATTCCTCTACGAGAAGAGCAAGTCGACGAAAGAACAGAAGAAGAAGCAAAAAGTTATTCAGGTCAAGGAAATCAAATTCCGTCCTGGCACCGATGATGGCGACTATCAGGTCAAACTACGCAACCTGATTCGCTTTCTGGAAGATGGCGATAAAGCCAAAATCACCCTGCGTTTCCGCGGGCGTGAGATGGCGCACCAGCAGATCGGTATGGAAGTGCTTAACCGCGTCCGTAAAGACCTGTGTGAAGATATGGATCTGGCAGTGGTCGAATCCTTCCCTACGAAGATCGAAGGCCGCCAGATGATTATGGTGCTCGCTCCTAAGAAGAAACAGTAA
- a CDS encoding ABC transporter substrate-binding protein, whose protein sequence is MHRRITLPALICAALLASPAMATTYPLTLTDTSGQTLTLQQEPKRIVVQDGRDILTLALLDRANPFGRLVAWNNLLKKSDAATWDILQSKWPAAKNIIDMGFSDKGEVNLESVIAKRPDLMIAQLRSKPSLSQTGVLDKLKALNVPVLFIDTMLKPVENTPKSVTLLGETLNRESEAKQYTDYYQQHYQAILAKTQAVEPKPLVFFEAKAGLNGLESCCFTHAHVGWGALVEAVGARNIGSALLPGATGDVALEKVIAMKPDAYIVSGSQWASKTNAAVPFGYGVTQQQVDEAFNRMKQRPGFAQVSAVKEGRFYGIYHNFYNHPYNIVGLEYLAKFIYPAQFPDLDPAKTYSEILSRFTEVPEGKGILGAQAPTGK, encoded by the coding sequence GTGCATCGTCGAATCACTTTGCCGGCGCTGATTTGCGCCGCCTTACTCGCCTCTCCGGCGATGGCCACCACCTATCCGCTGACCCTGACCGACACCTCCGGCCAGACGCTCACCCTCCAGCAAGAACCGAAACGTATCGTGGTGCAGGACGGGCGCGACATTCTCACGCTGGCGCTGCTCGATCGCGCCAACCCGTTCGGCCGGCTGGTGGCCTGGAATAACCTGTTGAAGAAAAGCGACGCGGCGACCTGGGATATCTTGCAGAGCAAATGGCCGGCAGCGAAAAACATCATCGATATGGGATTCAGCGACAAAGGTGAAGTGAATCTGGAGAGCGTGATCGCCAAGCGGCCCGATCTGATGATCGCCCAGCTGCGTTCCAAACCTTCGCTGAGCCAAACCGGCGTGCTGGATAAGCTTAAGGCGCTGAATGTGCCGGTGCTGTTTATCGACACCATGCTCAAGCCGGTGGAAAACACGCCGAAAAGCGTGACGCTGCTGGGGGAAACCCTCAACCGGGAAAGTGAAGCCAAGCAATATACCGATTATTATCAGCAGCATTATCAGGCCATTCTGGCCAAGACGCAGGCGGTGGAACCCAAGCCGCTGGTGTTCTTTGAAGCCAAGGCCGGCCTGAACGGGCTGGAGTCCTGCTGCTTCACCCATGCGCACGTCGGCTGGGGCGCGTTGGTGGAAGCGGTCGGCGCGCGCAACATCGGCTCTGCGCTGTTGCCGGGCGCGACCGGCGACGTGGCGCTGGAAAAGGTGATCGCCATGAAACCGGATGCCTACATCGTTTCCGGCTCGCAGTGGGCCAGCAAGACCAACGCCGCGGTGCCGTTCGGCTATGGCGTCACGCAACAGCAGGTGGATGAGGCTTTCAATCGCATGAAACAGCGCCCGGGCTTCGCGCAGGTGTCGGCGGTGAAAGAAGGGCGGTTCTACGGCATCTACCATAACTTCTACAACCATCCGTACAACATTGTCGGGTTGGAGTATCTGGCGAAGTTTATCTATCCGGCGCAGTTCCCGGATCTGGATCCGGCCAAGACCTACAGCGAGATCCTCAGCCGCTTTACCGAAGTGCCGGAAGGCAAAGGCATTTTGGGCGCGCAGGCGCCGACGGGGAAATAA
- the thrS gene encoding threonine--tRNA ligase, whose translation MPVITLPDGSQRHFDHPVSPMDVARDIGPGLAKACIAGRVNGELVDAGDLIESDAQLAIITIKDEDGLEIMRHSCAHLLGHAIKQLWPDTKMAIGPVIDNGFYYDVDIDRTLTQEDLDLLEKRMHELADKDYDVIKKKVSWQEARDTFAERGEIYKVAILDENISHDDRPGLYHHEEYVDMCRGPHVPNMRFCHHFKLQKTSGAYWRGDSKNKMLQRIYGTAWADKKQLNAYLQRLEEAAKRDHRKIGKQLDLYHMQEEAPGMVFWHNDGWTIFRELEAFVRMKLKEYQYQEVKGPFMMDRVLWEKTGHWENYKDAMFTTASENREYCIKPMNCPGHVQIFNQGLKSYRDLPLRMGEFGSCHRNEPSGSLHGLMRVRGFTQDDAHIFCTEEQVRAEVNECIRMVYDVYGTFGFDKIAVKLSTRPEKRIGTDDMWTRAEEDLAAALTENGIPFEYQPGEGAFYGPKIEFTLHDCLDRAWQCGTVQLDFFLPGRLGASYVGENNDRVVPVMIHRAILGSMERFIGILTEEYAGFYPTWIAPVQVVVMNITDSQSDYVQQLTKKLQDAGIRVKADLRNEKIGFKIREHTLRRVPYMLVCGDKEVEAGKVAVRTRRGKDLGSLDVNEVVDKLLKEIRSRSLHQLEE comes from the coding sequence ATGCCTGTTATTACCCTTCCTGACGGTAGTCAGCGTCATTTCGATCACCCCGTTTCCCCGATGGATGTCGCGCGCGATATCGGCCCTGGCCTGGCGAAAGCCTGTATCGCCGGCCGCGTCAACGGCGAGCTGGTCGACGCCGGCGATCTGATCGAATCGGATGCGCAGCTGGCCATCATCACCATCAAAGATGAGGACGGCCTGGAAATCATGCGCCACTCCTGTGCTCACCTGCTGGGTCATGCGATCAAGCAGCTGTGGCCGGATACCAAAATGGCGATCGGTCCGGTGATCGACAACGGTTTCTATTATGACGTGGATATCGACCGCACCCTGACGCAGGAAGACCTGGATCTGCTGGAAAAGCGGATGCACGAGTTGGCCGATAAGGATTACGACGTCATCAAGAAGAAGGTCAGCTGGCAAGAAGCCCGCGACACCTTCGCTGAGCGCGGCGAAATCTACAAAGTGGCGATCCTGGATGAGAACATCAGCCATGACGATCGTCCTGGCCTGTACCACCACGAAGAATACGTCGACATGTGCCGTGGCCCGCACGTGCCGAACATGCGTTTCTGCCACCATTTCAAGCTGCAGAAAACCTCCGGCGCTTACTGGCGCGGCGACAGCAAAAACAAAATGCTGCAGCGTATCTACGGCACCGCCTGGGCAGACAAGAAGCAGTTGAACGCCTACCTGCAACGCCTGGAAGAAGCGGCCAAGCGCGATCACCGCAAGATCGGCAAACAGCTCGACCTGTATCACATGCAGGAAGAAGCGCCGGGCATGGTGTTCTGGCACAACGACGGTTGGACCATCTTCCGCGAGCTGGAAGCCTTCGTGCGCATGAAGCTCAAAGAGTACCAGTACCAGGAAGTGAAAGGTCCGTTCATGATGGACCGCGTGCTGTGGGAAAAAACCGGCCACTGGGAAAACTACAAAGACGCCATGTTCACCACCGCGTCGGAAAACCGCGAATATTGCATCAAGCCGATGAACTGCCCGGGCCACGTGCAGATCTTCAACCAGGGCCTGAAGTCGTACCGCGATTTGCCGCTGCGCATGGGCGAGTTCGGCAGCTGCCACCGCAATGAGCCATCGGGTTCCCTGCACGGCCTGATGCGCGTGCGCGGCTTCACGCAGGATGACGCCCACATCTTCTGTACCGAAGAGCAGGTGCGCGCCGAAGTGAACGAATGCATCCGCATGGTGTATGACGTGTACGGCACTTTCGGCTTCGACAAGATCGCCGTCAAGCTGTCCACTCGCCCGGAAAAACGCATCGGCACCGACGACATGTGGACCCGTGCGGAAGAAGACCTGGCCGCCGCGCTGACCGAGAACGGCATTCCGTTTGAATATCAGCCGGGTGAGGGCGCCTTCTACGGACCGAAAATTGAATTTACCCTGCATGATTGTTTGGATCGCGCATGGCAATGTGGTACCGTGCAGCTCGATTTCTTCTTGCCGGGCCGTTTGGGCGCTTCGTATGTTGGCGAAAACAACGATCGCGTCGTGCCGGTAATGATTCACCGCGCCATTTTGGGCTCCATGGAACGTTTCATCGGTATCCTGACCGAAGAATACGCCGGGTTCTACCCGACCTGGATCGCTCCGGTGCAGGTGGTGGTGATGAATATCACCGACAGCCAGTCTGATTACGTCCAGCAATTGACCAAAAAACTGCAGGATGCAGGCATTCGCGTGAAAGCGGACTTGAGAAATGAGAAGATTGGCTTTAAAATTCGCGAACATACTTTACGTCGAGTCCCTTACATGTTGGTGTGCGGCGACAAAGAGGTCGAAGCAGGCAAAGTTGCCGTTCGTACCCGCCGTGGCAAAGACCTGGGAAGCCTGGACGTAAACGAAGTCGTAGACAAGCTGCTGAAAGAGATTCGCAGCCGTAGTCTTCATCAACTGGAGGAATAA
- a CDS encoding YrzE family protein, producing MEVAKEWVAAKKISWGSVIGGVITVLAVSLLLSTLGTSLGFSIVDPTSDDPINGAGTTVVIWSAVSIIISLAAGAFIAGRLAANDGLIHGFLVWATSLIVAAVLGGMLVGSAVKATGNALGAIASTSGSLLSGAGSAIGKGATGLADVGGKVFDKLGIDTTLEPEQLHGDVVTALKKSGIPSLQPEFMQQQLNAAKTDLADAVKALALQPDNSDAIIKQLVDKLKKHGEAISQDVDQDTLKKALVENTNMTPQEVDQTVKNLVDAKNKTAQLVNQRLDEAEAKINLAKQEYAELKQKAREQAAAAADELSRAALWSFFALLIGAVVSALAGLWGVNTNARRVTVSSPQA from the coding sequence ATGGAAGTGGCAAAAGAATGGGTAGCGGCGAAAAAAATCTCCTGGGGCAGCGTCATCGGTGGTGTGATCACCGTGTTGGCTGTTTCACTGTTGCTGTCGACGTTGGGCACCAGTTTGGGATTTTCCATCGTGGATCCGACATCAGACGATCCGATCAATGGAGCCGGTACCACCGTAGTGATTTGGTCCGCTGTTTCAATCATCATTAGCTTGGCTGCCGGCGCTTTTATTGCCGGACGTTTGGCTGCTAATGACGGCCTTATTCATGGCTTCCTGGTATGGGCTACGTCACTGATTGTGGCGGCGGTATTGGGTGGAATGCTGGTCGGGTCTGCAGTGAAGGCCACCGGTAATGCGCTGGGTGCTATCGCTTCGACCTCTGGCAGTTTGCTTTCCGGCGCCGGTTCCGCGATTGGCAAAGGGGCAACCGGGTTGGCAGACGTGGGCGGTAAGGTGTTTGACAAGTTGGGTATCGACACCACGTTGGAACCTGAACAGCTGCATGGTGATGTGGTTACGGCGCTCAAAAAAAGTGGTATTCCGTCATTGCAGCCTGAATTCATGCAGCAACAGTTGAATGCGGCCAAGACTGATTTGGCAGACGCAGTAAAAGCCCTGGCACTTCAGCCTGACAATAGCGATGCGATTATTAAGCAACTGGTCGACAAGCTTAAAAAACATGGTGAGGCCATCTCGCAAGATGTGGATCAAGACACACTGAAAAAAGCTCTGGTTGAAAATACCAATATGACGCCGCAGGAAGTGGACCAGACGGTGAAGAATTTGGTCGACGCCAAAAATAAAACTGCGCAGCTGGTTAATCAGCGCTTGGATGAAGCCGAAGCAAAAATCAATCTGGCAAAACAGGAGTATGCTGAGCTGAAACAGAAGGCGCGCGAACAGGCTGCCGCGGCTGCGGACGAATTGTCTCGGGCTGCCCTGTGGTCATTCTTTGCGTTGTTGATTGGCGCAGTGGTCAGTGCATTGGCAGGCTTGTGGGGCGTTAACACCAATGCCCGACGTGTAACCGTATCATCTCCGCAGGCGTAA